The DNA sequence GAAACTGTTGCCAGGATAAAAATGTATGACGTTAACAAACCAAAACCTACCTGACAGTTTGTATCCCATCATCTTCAATTAGAGTGTTGTTCTCGCAGTGCTTGTTCCTTTCATCTATTCGTAGACGATTTACCTGACCACAGATAGTTTGAAGAAATGGAAGCAGCTGTGTGCAACTGGCAACACTTGTGTTTCTATTTCCTTGCTCTTCTAAAAATGATGACACTAAACCTTTAAAGTCATTTTGCGAAACTACCACACTAGGCTCAGGAGCCTGATGTCCTGGAGGAATCTCCATATTAGAATGGTGTTTGTTCCTATCAATGTTTAAATCTTCTGTAAGCATTCCAGCTGTCGAGTTATCACTTAGAAGAGAAAGATTATCGGGCAGGTTGTCCAATCTTCCAAGATTGGCTGCCTTTTTCAATCCATCAACAGTATGGTTGTTTCCAAGTGCAAGTccatttttccccaaaatattttgTAACTTGCCTCCAAAAGGAAGTCCATtctaatggaaataaaatgtacatattcaacattcaaaacaaaaccaaataagCAAATCTGTGAAACCTCAACAGTCATCTCACAAATTTGTGCTTCCCCACCTGGGGTTCATAACCCATTTCCCTGGTACTTATAACATtcatctagcccagtggttctcaacctgtgagtccccagatgttttggccttaaactcccagaaatccaaacagctggtaaactggctgggatttctgggagttgtaggccaaaacatctggggactcacaggctgagaaccactgatctagtcagTTCTATCATCTTTGACTTGTTGGTTCCGGCTACCTCATCATAATGCTTACAGATATACATACTTTctatgatatgattttattttcaatataATTTCAAAAACAGAGAGACAATCATTTATTTAAACAAGTCCCAGGGTAGTACAGTAAATAGGTTCATTGAAGAAAAACTGGCTTGATTGAAGATTTAATGAGGATAAAGGAAAAGGTTGCTTGCTTGAGATGGAGACTATCGGCTATCGGCTTTGCATCTCAAAGAAGTTTCAAAGCACTAAAATCTCTAATTTGTGTTACTGCAGCACATTTAAATTATgtgctgaaggttgggttgctgacctgaaggttgccggttcaaatccgcgagatggggagaattcccatctgtcagctctagcttgcggggacatgagagaagcctcccaactatCATATCtggtcgtcccctgggcaacgcctctgtagacagccaattctctcacaccagaagtgacttgcagtatgttcttaagtcgcttctgacacgttagaaaatataatttatttaggaagacagcctggaagttgcagtttcaaactacattggaATAATGTGGCTGATGTTGGAAGACATCAGAAACACAATGTAAATTCCAtggctgaacaaaatcccactcTGTGTGCAGTATTTTGAAGAGGTGTGCTAAGCATATGCCACCAGGATTCACAAAATAAAAGTTCCCCCATCTATTCTTTCATCTTTCATAAAAGACATTTAATACTCAATATTTCATAAAACATAGCTTACCTGCTGTTGAACACGAACCATATCTAGGAGCTGTTGAGCCCCAGGTGATAATCTGGATCCCATAGATTCCATAAtagtttgtactttgcccaggTCTATTCCTGATCCAAGGGAAGCCAAGTCTGGCACAGCTTTTTTAGAAACGGATTTGACTAGTACTATGATTTTACTGAGGAGAACTCTTTGTTTTTCACTGATGGAAAGtagctggttttaaaaaaaagaaaatacacacacatatgaatgCATGAAACCAATAGGTTAACCTGTTAATTACTTTGATATAATGCAATGGACTATAGGGgactttttgaaatattattatgGAATCACTATCTAGAGCCATGTTTACAAGTCATACCCAATCATAGCGTAGTGTGACACAGTGTGCAAGAATAAGACCTAACTATCATTGTACCCCACTTTCTTCCTTATGTGTAGCTGGAAGAATTGGGAATCATGCAATTCTGAATAACTACACCTTACATTGCACTCTCGATCTGGCAAATGTTAACATCCTCTCTCAACTGAATGCCTTCCAGATGATTGAGACTATAGCTCCCATCATCCACATCTAGCAAGGCAATGTTGATGGAACTTATAGTCCAAAATAAAGGACATCAAGTTGGGGAAGACTTATATTATAAAACTACGGTTAAGTTAAACAAGCCTGATTCAATAACCATAGTTGCATGTTCAAAACAAACACCAGGAACATAGAAAGTTTACAATGAGTCAGACCACTGGTCCATTCAGCCAAGTATTGCCAGTCCTGACTGACTACTGTGCTCCAGGCTGGCCTTTTCCTACCTAGAAATTGTATTTCCatccaaatattttttattttattattttattacaatatttatatcccgcccttctcacccaataggggactcagggcggcttacaataaaacacatatataaaattgtacaatacattgtgaattaattaaaaagttattaaattacatcagacattcataaaaaaacacttataaaatacaggtgggcatgttcgagtctaaaagactgggtctgtcaattgagttccagcgtacataatagtaattagtgctgctaattgttattcgaaggcctggctccacaaccaagttttaactttcctacggaaagataggagggagcctgactgacttcactggggagggcattctaACCAGGATGCTTAGTTTCTGAAATCAAATTAAACCATGTGTGCTCAGGAtggcacagcaactcaataatcgAGGATGGATTATGAGGTAAAGCTGGCAGAGGTATAAAGACTTCCCTAGTTCTACATTTCGAAAGGTTATTAAATGCTCAGTAGTTGTAAAGACTATCTACTCTTCTTGCTTTACTCATTTTATTTTGTTGGTTGCATTTACCTTTTGCCTTACCTAAAACTtttctaatataaaatatattcattataATATTGTAGGTAATGAAACAACAACCGTATTTATAGAAATAAGATATTCAATGCTAAAAGAAGTCTCCTTATAAAAATCCCTCTTTGTGTATATTCCAGCATTAAAAACTGATCACAGGCCaagacaaaatatttttattttatgtattactaTCTTCCTTTAAAAAGTAGACCAATACTAATATTTCAGAAAGTAACTTCCTACCTTAATCTTACAAGAGGCTGTGGAGCACTCCAGTTTAAGATATTTTTTGTATAATGTAACACGGTCATTTTTGctagaaaataaaataagtgaACTGTGAAAAAGACTATACTAATACTATAAAATTTAACAGCATTTCACACACAGAAAAACCACAGAAGACAGCAGAGTGTGCTAAGCTAGTTGTAAAAGATATTGGTTACATTAATATCTTAATAAAATGTTGCTCAGTGAAAAGCACTTCAACATTTCAATAATTCAACAGTTCAATAATTCTGACAGCTTCCATGTGGCTTGTCTAAGGTCACAATTGATGCAAACATAGCAAAAACAATTACAGGCTGAACATCCTTTATCTCGAAATTTGAAATACTCCCagatccaaaattgttcacatgccgGCTGATATAGTAACACCttacttcatgcacaaaattattacaaatgttGAATAAAATTGCTTACCTGCTAGGTGTAATATATCTAtagttatattataaatgaatGTTGCGTTAAGACCTGAGTCTCATATCCAAAGATTGAGCAAATACAGTCAGGCGTCCACTGGGCAAcatttcttgtaaacggctaatcttttcaacccatttaaacattttaaatgcaagcttttgacatgaaataataatttccatgtacatatatgcaaatataaacaTTCCATTATCTGAAAAAACTGAAACCTAAAACTTCTAAGCATAcattagtatatacagtaacatCTTGGCAGACTAATAAAATGTTTGAGAGTTAGTAATATTTGGATACTTATGTGAAAGAATGCATATCACATCACTAGTGTACAGATTGTTTCAATATACAAACGGACAAAACTACTGACCTATTGTGTTCTATAGTGCAGATTTTTTCTCCCCTCGCTGTTCCGCAGTATTCTTCCCCAATGTAGACTTCCATATTCCGTGCCTCACTCACAATGCCAAGACCAACAATTTCTTCCGATCCATAGA is a window from the Anolis carolinensis isolate JA03-04 chromosome 3, rAnoCar3.1.pri, whole genome shotgun sequence genome containing:
- the c3h10orf88 gene encoding ATPase PAAT, producing MASGISLKAREREVIPGGGGDMLAGSPRLSLACSWECLTELASVVHLAPEGELDSWEKEGENIVVLERRLNPDNNTSCSLYLHCDVYGSEEIVGLGIVSEARNMEVYIGEEYCGTARGEKICTIEHNSKNDRVTLYKKYLKLECSTASCKIKLLSISEKQRVLLSKIIVLVKSVSKKAVPDLASLGSGIDLGKVQTIMESMGSRLSPGAQQLLDMVRVQQQNGLPFGGKLQNILGKNGLALGNNHTVDGLKKAANLGRLDNLPDNLSLLSDNSTAGMLTEDLNIDRNKHHSNMEIPPGHQAPEPSVVVSQNDFKGLVSSFLEEQGNRNTSVASCTQLLPFLQTICGQVNRLRIDERNKHCENNTLIEDDGIQTVSIDQQPVCLHLEKIISKKMELMEKRLMDYIDLHMQKLQEHVDNKIAAIMDLVPVHSIVAQEPEPFREEHTDGKR